The genomic window ATTGAAGCGGGACGGTTTCTTATTAACACAACGGTTGGGATCGGTGGGTTTTTCGATGTCGCCCAACGGTTCAATCTCACTACACCGGAAGAGGATACCGGGCAGACACTCGGATTTTACGGGGTGAAGCCTGGTCCCTACCTGATGGTGCCGCTGCTAGGCCCCTATACGGTTCGAGACCTTATCGGGTATGGCGGGGATATCGCGCTCAATCCGATTTATTGGCTCATCCTGCCCACCATGCATAACATCCATTCGATTCCGACAGTGGTGGATGTTGATGAACGAGTGGCCACGTATGCTATCTCGATCGGTGCGCGTGCGACAGAGATCGTCAATGACCGTTCGCTGAATCTAGAAAAGTTTCAAGGCGTCGAAGAATCCACCCTAGATCTCTATGCCGCAGTAAGAAATGCCTACCTGCAGAAACGAGCTAAAGCAATCCGTGAATAGCCCCCACTCTGGATCGCGCTGATTTCCAGACAACTCGCGGCCCTAACAACTACCACGCGCAGCTGCCTCTCGGCAGCAGCCGCCATTTTCATTCGCATCTGATTGGCATGAGGATGAGGCCGTTACTGGTTAGTCTGCTGATGAGGCTCACAAAAGAGACCAAGAATCCTGGCAGAACTACCCATAGGGCTAATCTCGACGAGATGGCGAGTTAACCCGAACCACAGATCGCACACAACAGACCGCGGTTCCCATCCCGACCAACCCGAGGATCTTCAGCCGAGATGGGTTACCTTGCTCCGCAAGCAATAGCCTCTTGGAAGCAGCGCAGACAATTCTTACTGGCTCTTCTTCCACACGAATAGGCCGGCCACAAACAGCACGAGCATCACGATGATAAACATGATGAGAGTATCCATCACTACTCCTTTCGTTCGGACCCGTCACGCAACGAACTCAGTAGATAACAGCACACTTCTCAAGGAATGGGATTGGCCGACATCCTTCCCCTGAACTAAGTTGCAGAAGACATCACCATGGTTTGACGTCAAACAACAACTCGGCCCACCGCACCTTCGGGAACCAATGTCGGGCCTATATTTATTCCGCTCATAATCCAGTGTCAAGTAGCTTGCAATCAGTATTGCGACCGTCTGTAGGGAACACTCGCGACGGCGACCCAGAAGCATCATTGATCCATAAGTACATGAAACTCAATGATCTTTTCGCACGTGACCCTATTGCCGACACTCATTTCCCCCTCGGAGGGAAAGCCGGATTAATACCCCCCCAACTTTATTTTTCAAATTTCGAAATGTGATCCATTCGACGACACGCCAGCTCAACACTGTCTTCATCGAGAAATACAGTGGTACTGGAATAGCCCTAGAAGACCTCAGTATCGATGTTTCCTAGAATGGTTCAGAAAGGAAGGAGTGCGGTCGCGTTCGCTTAGGATGCAGCCTCTTGCATCGAACTCTGCTGCGACGCGGTTGATGGTGGTTCGCTGAACGCCGGATAAACTTGGATCGTATAAGTCCGGTCTGGATCCAATGCGATGCGAACCAAGCCGGTTTTACTCAGGTAATCGATGGCCAAGTAAACCTGGTTCCAAGTGAGGTCCGGGCAGAGCCCCACCACTTCCTCCATAGAGCAATCTTTCCCATACTCTTCCAACGCACGATGAACTCGCTCTATGATCGCTGCTACCAGCATGGCGCCTCCTACATAAACAGAGGTAGGTACCCTATCAGCATGATGGATCTTTCCCTATTTCCATCGCGCCTCATTCTTTGAAATATACTTGGCCTTTGCCTGATCGGTGAACTAGGGAAGTCACTAGTCGAACAAGGAGATCTTACTAGCAGTCTGGAGATTGTTGTGGGAGTCGAAATCTCTCTGCGCAACCTAACATAGACTCGGCATTGACCAAGAGATAGCGGAACCGAGATTCCGTGCCGAGGATTGGCAATGCCCGTCTGCACATGGTACTTGGATCGTTCAGAGGCTCATCCCTCTACCCGCCGACAACACCATGTCGGCACACCATCCTGGTGGATCTAGGAGAAACAGGGAGTCCTTCGAGAGATCCACCTGAAGAATCAGCCGAGTAGTGTCGGATGGGAGAAAGAACACCTATTGGAGCGTTCGTCTAGGAGGAGACGCTGACGAGGCCTTCGGCGATCGCATACTTGATTAAGTCCGCAGTGGAATGCAGATTGAGCTCGCCCATTATCCTGAATTTGTGAAACTCAACGGTCTTCACCGAGATATTCAAGATAGAGGCAATCGTCTTGGTCCCTTTCCCCTCCGCAACGAGCTGCAAGACCTCACGTTGCCGTTGAGTCAACGCGGTTACCATCGCCTTGGTCGATGAACCATCTACGGACTGTAGCGTGGCCGCCAACACATCCTTCGTAATCAGTGGAGTCATATAGTGCTGGCCTCGCATGACAGCCTGGATGGCCTGCTTGAGTTCCACGGCCGCCGACCGCTTAATGAGATACCCTGCCGCACCGGCTTTGAAGGCTTCAGTGGCATAGGTAGGAGTCGCGTGCATGGTGAGAAAGATCAGCTTGGTCTCCGGCACCAACTTAGTCAACTGGCGAGCCGCATCCAACCCATTCAGGAGCGGCATAGAGATATCGAGCAACACGATATCGGGACGCAGCTCCTGCGCGGCATTGACCAATGCACGTCCATCTTCTACCATCCCCACCACGTCACCCTCAGCTTCGACCAACTTCCGAAGCCCAGCCAACACGATCGCATGGTCATCTGCCATCAAGATACGTGGCCGTTTCATGGGACCTCCACCTCACAGGGAATCCAGGCACACACCTTTGTCCCTCCCTCCGGGTGAGATCGAATCTGAAAATGCCCGTGCAGTTGTCGTAGCCGTTCTTCCATACTGCTCAACCCCAACCCCCGTTGAAGGGTTTGGTGATCGCTCAAATCGATCCCCTTCCCGTTATCGGTCACGGACAACCCCACGCCTTTCGATGATCCTCGGAGCTGGACCGTCACCGCCGTCGCGTACGCATGCTTGACCACATTTTGCACACTTTCCTGCATGACGCGGAAGAGGCAGGTTGCATGATCGAGAGAAATTGCAGTCGGCACCCCGGCAATCTTGAGTGCAATGGGCAGACCGACACGACGGGACACTTGATGGACATGATCTTCCACCGCGGGACGGAGTCCAGCATGTTCTAGGAGGGAAGGATGCAGCCGATAGGCAAGCGTGTGCACATCATCGGACAATTGTTCCAGCTGCTCACGGAGCGCGGCGAGCGCTTTGGCACAGACACCGAGCACAGGAGCCGGCTGTTGTTCCAACGAGGCGACCTCCAACACCACGGCAGCTAACCGCTGACTCACATCATCGTGCAGCTCTCGAGCGATCCGTTGACGCTCACATTCTTGGGCGTTCAATAGTTTGGAGGTCAACTCTTCCAATTGCACTTGCTGCTGGTGCAGCTCCAACTGATTGCGATGCAACGTCTCTTCCGCTCTTTTGCGTTCCGTCATGTCGCGATTGGACTCCAAGGCATAGTCCATTCCGCCATACGTGACCCGCACAAGTCGACTCTCGACAATCACCTGCCGCCCATCCCTGGTGACGTGGGACAGCTCACCGGACCAGCGGCCGTCTCGAGCGAGACACGCTTCCATGTCGGTCACCGTCGACAATGGGTTGGTGCTGAGCAGTTCATGACTCCCGCGCCCGATCACCTCATGTGATCGCCAACCATAGAGCTCCTCTGCCCCGTGATTCCAATACACGATTCCTCCGCCGATCTTCCACGCCAAGATGGCATCGCTGGAGTGGTTCAGCATGTCGGCCTGCTGTTTGAGCAGCTCTTCGGTATGCTGGCGCTCTGTGATATCGACAGCCACCCCTCCGAACAAGGCCGACTCTCCCTGATGATCAACGATGGGAAACTTACTCACAAGGGCGTGTCGAACTTCTCCATGCTGGATGAAGGACTCGACAGTGTGCAACGGGACGCCAGTCTCCTGTACTTGCCGATCATTGCGCGTATACGGTTCCGCCACCTGGGTCGACCACAATTCGTCCGCGGTCTTTCCGTTCCAGTCTTTCCCCTTCAGCAGAGATTCTTGGAAGAGTCGATTCACATACACATATCGACCCTGGGCATCCTTGATCCACGCAAAGCCATGCAAATTATCCATAAATGAAGCAAACCGGCGCTCACTGACTTTTAGGGCCTCCTCGGCCTGTTTGCGCTTCGTAATATCGATCATTGCACCCAGCGTTCGAGTGGGGCGGCGCGCCGGTCCGCCCTGGTCAAACAGGGTCCATGCTCGAAAGCTGATCCACCGCACGTGGCCATTCGACAGCAGCAGGCGGTGCTCGACCGAATACAACTCGTCGTTCACAGGGTCAGACGCCTGCTCAATCGCCGATCGCACCATGGTGCGATCTTCTGGATGGATCAACTGGATGAACCCTTCCAACGAGGCAGGGGCATCGGATCCGACGCCGTAGATTTCCCGCATCACCGGAGACCAATAGACGTTCCCTGTGCGATGGTCCTGATCAAGAATCCCGAAGTTGGCTAATCGAACGACCTGATCGGACCGTTCCTCCCGTTCATGAAGCGCCCTTTTGGCTTTGACCCGAACCGTCACGTCTTCCGTAGCAATGATGATTCCACCAACTTCATCACTGCGATACCAAGGCCGAACATCCCAGGTAATCCATTGGCTAGAGCCATCACGCTGAAGGAACTGGTCTTCGTCAGCATGTAATACCTCTCCGGCAAGACCTCGCTGATGGGCATTCCTCCAGCGCACGTGACTGTGCGGGAAAACATCATAGTGCGATCGACCGAGGATCCCGTCTGTGAGGTGGTAATCATCAATCCATCGCCGGCTGGCCGCCAGATACCGCATATCACGATCGAACATCGCAATGGCAGCCGGCGCATGCTCGACGAACAAGCGAAAGCGTTCCTCACTCTCCTGCATCGCCGTATTGGTTCGCTTGAGATCCGCCGTTCGCTCTCGGATACGTTGTTCCAATTCTTCAGCCGTCCGATGCAATGCCTCCTCAGCCTTCTGACGATCGGTAATATCGTTACCGATCGTCAGCAAGCAGGGTGTCCCTCTGAGCGTAATCAGGTCTGCAGAGATCAGGAATTGTCGAAGGTCACCGTCCCTGACCCGTACCAATACGTCGAGATTTGTGACGGTCCCTTGCGATCGAAGTCGATCAACCAGTCTGGCTCGGTCTCGCGCGTCGGGCCAGATCCCCAAGAACAAGGTAGTCCGGCCGATGACTTCCTCGCGGCGAAACCCGAATGTCTTGAGGCACGCATCGTTGACTTCCAGGCAACGCCCGGTTTCAAGTTCCGTAATACCGATGGGATGGGAACTGAGACGGAAGGCTTCAGCGAAGAACTCGTCTCTGGCTGACTCGGTCACAACTCCTGGCCGATCTCCGACTCGCTGGACCTGAGCACTCGGTCGCGCTCTGATCCACCGCTTCTTCTTCGTAGCTTTTGGTGTCATCACTGGCAATGAATTCTAGTCCACTTACGTAGCTCTCGCAAGATCCGATTCCTGAACACATAAAGATAGGTTGCCGAACATGAGAAACCCTCCCGCACTCGGAAGGAACTAAGGGAAGGACACTGCATTGAGTTGACACACAGGCATCGCCATCATTGCCGAACACGTGGGCAGAGCGATCTGCTATATCCGGAGTCAGAATCTTCCTGTTACCTCCGACCACCAGACGCCAGTAGGATTCAGCCCCGTGTCATGCCTGCTTCAACACCAGTCGCCGAAACAGATCGAGATGTTCGGGGCTGCTCAGCCGATGGTCGCCGGGGATGAGCCGCAGATCAAGCGGGAAACTGGGGTTGCGACGCAACAGCTCATCGGAAAACCTCTGACTCCCCTGCGGTGAGACAACGCTATCTTGCTTCCCATGCAGAATCGTCGTCTTCACATGGCGCACGACATCAAATGTCTTCGTCCAATACTGTTCGCTTTCTTCGACCCACTTCCACGACAACGGCCAGTCTCTATGCAACGGGTCATCATCCCACGGCATCCATCCGGCGGTATGCCAATCATGAAGCCGTTCCTTCGGGATGCTCTTGGCTCGTTCACCCATCATGTTGAACGCGGGTGCAATTAAGATGAGTTCTTCTACAATCGAGAATTCCTGCGCAACCAGCCAGGCAATCCAGCTACCGAGCGAATTGCCGACGATCGTGACGGGCGGACCAGCTTGCATGGATTCGAGGACTGTCCTTGCATCGGTGATCCAATCGGAAAGCGTATAATCCGTAAAGGATCCCTCCGAGTCGCCGAAGCCGCGCACGTCATAACAGCAGAATCCCCATCTTTGCTGCTGACACCATTGCACCAACGCCTTGCTCTTGTTGCCCCAGCGTTTGGAGAGAAAACCCGTGATGAACAGGATCTGTCGTCCTGTCCCATCGAGTCGATCACCTCTGATACGTTTGCCGTCCGCCCCGATCAGCTCAAACGATGTCATGGTCTTATCCCAGCAGCTTCGTGATGAATAGGCTCAGTCGCCGCAACACCGGCTCAGGTATTCCATGCCCGCCGCGAAAACTGTGCCATTCCACAACGAGACCTGATTGAGTCAACGCATCACGGAGACGTTCAGCACCGATATGGGGAAGGATATCGTCTTGTAGGCCATGACTTTGAAAGACCGGTAGACCTTTGCGCTTCGACATCAACGGATTCCAGACAGTCTGCGCCAACAGATTACCGGACAACTGTACCAGGCCGGCGAAGGGATAGTCGGTATGAAGCACGGCATCGCAGGTGAGCATGGCCCCTTGCGAGAATCCACCAATGACCGTTCTCGTGTAGTCGACAGGGAACTGCCGTGGAAGCTCCTTGAGAAATGTGAGTATTCGTTCACGCGCGAGAGCCAGCCCCTGAGGGACCTCTACGGACAGATCGCGAATGCGGCCTGCCTCGCGATCAGCCTGGATGCGTGCAAAGTCGATGATCCACCAAGCCCGCGAGTCACCGAACCCCATATTGAGCGAGAGCGGCGCTTCAGGAAAGAGCCAGCGAGTCCCACGGGAAACCTGGATCACATCTGCAAGCGGGACCAGGTCGTCGCCAGGGGCACCGAATCCATGGAGCAGGATGACAACCGGACCATCGCCTCCACCTCTTCCATCTGAGCCGCCGGCGAGTCTGACCTTTAATCCACCGAATGAGGCTTCGCGCATGCCATCCTCTAGCTGAGATACAGATACTGCAGCAACGCCACCAGACCGTACAACGACGATTCGACGACCGGTTGTTGATAAAGCGGCACAAAGGCACCCTGTTCATTGTCTTCCACTTCGCTGATCACATGCTGAATCTGCTTCACACGAATATCGTGGTCCTTCCCGATACCCAAGGTTTGAACGATTTGTCGGTTGAGTCCCGCCAGCATGGCCGCTTTCGCCTGACTAGCCGATTGATACAGGAGGAACGCTCCGAGGAGCGCAACCAGAACATTGACCGACCAGGACAGTAACAACAAGAGCGGATAGTTCCAGATGTCGAAATACTCGTTACGCGCGGCGATCATGATCAGGAGCGTAATAAAGGGATAGCGGATCAGTCGATTGATCACCTCTGTCCGTTGCGCAATCAGATCCACCACGGCGAGATACTTCAACTTCTCGAATTCCGCGCTCTGCGCCTCCCCCAACCCATAATTGCGCAGGTACTCTTCCTGTACGCGATCGGACCACCCTCCCGTTGAGCTGATCACCCACCCGACCCATCGGCGGCAGAGCATGACCGCATCGAAGACCGCCAGGTTCAGCAGCACGACGATCCCGACGCTGGCAAGCGTCATGAACGAGTCGGCGTTGCAACTCAGAGATCCACGGCAGGGATGGATATATTCTTCGTCCAGCACGAAATGCCCGATGGCCCACATCGCTCCCATGTAGAGGATGAACAGGAGAACCGTGCGAGCCATGCCTTGGCTCAGTTGGCTCGCTTCTCGATAGCGGCCCCAGGCCTGGTCGACCTTCATTGAGGTAACCGAGGCAAGTGGATGGTAGACCCGCTGGAGATTCGTCCAAAATGTGTTCGGCGAGAGCCGCTGACGCTTCGCAGTGTTTTCGAACTGAAACTTTTCGTCGATCTGTTCGCTGTTTTTTTTGAGATCGCGGGCACCCTTGACAAACAGGAGGACGGACAGCACCACAACCACCACACGCAGCAACTCGCTCGGCCAAATGCTGACGCCGGCCGTCCACGAAAACGGCTCACCTTCGTCATGTCCGGCCAACAGCGCGTCGGCGCCGCCGGCCACGACAAAAACTGCAAACAGCGCGACGAGCACGACCGCCGTGATGCTCAACACACGCGGATACCTCACGATGCCGGACCAAAGACGCTGGTTGCTCCAGGCCATCAGAATGAACAGCGCGAATCCCACAACCGTCCCCGCCGCTACCGCGGCATTGTCGAATCCGATGCCTTGCCGTAGCTGGCCGTACCCGTCCGTATAGCCCAGATCTGGACGGAGCGGATGAATCGTACGAATGCCTTCTTGTGTGACAAGGCTCAAATCCACCGCACCGTTTCTTCCCACCTCGAACAATCTCGGATGAACTCCGGCATCGTACACACGGTCCTCAGGCATCAGTACAGCATGATAGGTCGTCCTGCAAGGACCGCTCGTCATGCCAGACGGCTCACGACGACACATGACATGACCAACGGCCTGCAAGGTCGCGAAATAGGTCGACGTCTGATAACTGCTCCGAAAGGGTGGGACATCGCGCTGTAAACCACCATCCAACTGCAGCCCAAACGGCGACGCCATGACCATGTTGCGTGTCCATTTGTACTCACTGGGGTGAAGATGTCGCGCATCCAGACCGACCGTAAAGAAAATGGCGTGCGGGAATGCAGGACGGAGGGCTTTGATAATCAGCAATGAATCATACGGATCAGTTCCAAAAATCCCGATGGCTCGAGCCCCTTCTCCCTCGTCATGGATTCGGTTCACCAACGCCCGCACATAGTCCAACTGACTGGTCCCTTCCGGACGCTCCCGCTGGCTGTCTTTGGCGCTATCGGCACGTGCGGCTTTGTTTTTGTCTTCCCCCGGCACTTCACCATCCAGCCCGCTCAGGTAGCTGTACCGCTGAACATTGAGACGCAACGATTCATAGTCGGCTTGCTGCCGAATTTGAAGATCGACGGCATGGGGAATATCGGAGCACCACTGTTTGATCGTTACCGGAACGTCGATCGTCATAAGATCCCGCTCGGAAAAGGT from Nitrospira sp. includes these protein-coding regions:
- a CDS encoding response regulator transcription factor; its protein translation is MKRPRILMADDHAIVLAGLRKLVEAEGDVVGMVEDGRALVNAAQELRPDIVLLDISMPLLNGLDAARQLTKLVPETKLIFLTMHATPTYATEAFKAGAAGYLIKRSAAVELKQAIQAVMRGQHYMTPLITKDVLAATLQSVDGSSTKAMVTALTQRQREVLQLVAEGKGTKTIASILNISVKTVEFHKFRIMGELNLHSTADLIKYAIAEGLVSVSS
- a CDS encoding PAS domain S-box protein, which codes for MTPKATKKKRWIRARPSAQVQRVGDRPGVVTESARDEFFAEAFRLSSHPIGITELETGRCLEVNDACLKTFGFRREEVIGRTTLFLGIWPDARDRARLVDRLRSQGTVTNLDVLVRVRDGDLRQFLISADLITLRGTPCLLTIGNDITDRQKAEEALHRTAEELEQRIRERTADLKRTNTAMQESEERFRLFVEHAPAAIAMFDRDMRYLAASRRWIDDYHLTDGILGRSHYDVFPHSHVRWRNAHQRGLAGEVLHADEDQFLQRDGSSQWITWDVRPWYRSDEVGGIIIATEDVTVRVKAKRALHEREERSDQVVRLANFGILDQDHRTGNVYWSPVMREIYGVGSDAPASLEGFIQLIHPEDRTMVRSAIEQASDPVNDELYSVEHRLLLSNGHVRWISFRAWTLFDQGGPARRPTRTLGAMIDITKRKQAEEALKVSERRFASFMDNLHGFAWIKDAQGRYVYVNRLFQESLLKGKDWNGKTADELWSTQVAEPYTRNDRQVQETGVPLHTVESFIQHGEVRHALVSKFPIVDHQGESALFGGVAVDITERQHTEELLKQQADMLNHSSDAILAWKIGGGIVYWNHGAEELYGWRSHEVIGRGSHELLSTNPLSTVTDMEACLARDGRWSGELSHVTRDGRQVIVESRLVRVTYGGMDYALESNRDMTERKRAEETLHRNQLELHQQQVQLEELTSKLLNAQECERQRIARELHDDVSQRLAAVVLEVASLEQQPAPVLGVCAKALAALREQLEQLSDDVHTLAYRLHPSLLEHAGLRPAVEDHVHQVSRRVGLPIALKIAGVPTAISLDHATCLFRVMQESVQNVVKHAYATAVTVQLRGSSKGVGLSVTDNGKGIDLSDHQTLQRGLGLSSMEERLRQLHGHFQIRSHPEGGTKVCAWIPCEVEVP
- a CDS encoding alpha/beta fold hydrolase, which produces MTSFELIGADGKRIRGDRLDGTGRQILFITGFLSKRWGNKSKALVQWCQQQRWGFCCYDVRGFGDSEGSFTDYTLSDWITDARTVLESMQAGPPVTIVGNSLGSWIAWLVAQEFSIVEELILIAPAFNMMGERAKSIPKERLHDWHTAGWMPWDDDPLHRDWPLSWKWVEESEQYWTKTFDVVRHVKTTILHGKQDSVVSPQGSQRFSDELLRRNPSFPLDLRLIPGDHRLSSPEHLDLFRRLVLKQA